The following DNA comes from Mycobacterium sp. MS1601.
ACACCGAATGGCTCACGCTGCGGCCCGCCGAGACGGTCTGCAACATGTCCAACCCGGCCATGGGCACGCCCCTGCGCGCGCCGGCAACTCGGCCGTTGATGGTCAGCTCCGCGTCGCCGAGGACATCGAAGCTTCCTTCGATCGATCCTGTCTTGAGATAGCTGAGCTGGATGTCGTTGCGCCCCAGATCGATATGTCCTACAGACGTGATGACCTGCTCTGTGCCGGCGAGGTTGGCCACCCAGTTGACCCGGCCGTCATCGAAGAACAGCGCGTGGCCGCCGGCCCGGTTGCCCTGGGAGAACACCACACCACAGGCATCGGCTCTGTCCACTGACAGAGTCGCGCGCAGGGTGAACGAGCGGCCCAACAGCAGGCCGGGAACGGGAGTGTGCCCGGCCGGGGTTCCCGGGTAGAACACCGATCGTGTTGATGCCCCGGCGCCGCCGACACCGAACCCCCGCGCGACGATCTCAGTCACACTGAGATCGTTGAGTGGGTAGGCCTGGTACCGCACGGCGTTCTCGTGCCACAGCGCTTTCAGTTCCTCGAGCCTGTCGGGATGTTCAGCGGCGAGGTCGCGGATCTGGCTGCGGTCTCGGTCGAGGTGGAACAGCTCCCACGTGTCGTCGTCGAAGTGGGACCAACCCCGTTGCGCCAACGAGGTCGGCGGGTGCACAGCGTTGGCGAACCAGCCCTGATGCCAGATGCCGCGGGTCCCCAGCATCGAGTAGAACTGCGTCGTTTTGCGTCCGTCTCCGGTTCCCGTCAGCAGGGCCGACGCAAAACTGGTCCCTTCCAAGGGCTTCTGCACTATGCCCTTGACGGTGGTCGGTGCGGGCAGACCCAACAGGTCATACATCGTCGGCGTCACATCGCTGACGTGGACGTACTGGTCACACACGGCGCCGCGGGCACTCAGCCCGGCGGGCCACGAAATGATGCACGGATCGGCGATGCCACCCTCCTGGGACGCGTATCGCTTGAACATCTTGTAGGGGGTGTTGAAGGCCATGGCCCACCCGGTCGAATAGTTCATCTGCGTACTGGGTCCACCGAGTTCGCCCATTCTGCGCAGTGCGTCTTCGGCCGAGAGTGCAGACCCCTGCATCGGGATCGTTTCGTGCAGCGTGCCTGTCGGGCCGCCTTCTCCGCTGGCTCCGTTGTCGGACATGGCCACGATGATCGTGTTGTCCAATTGCCCTGTCTCCTCGAGGAAGTCGAGCACACGCCCGATCTGCGCATCGGTGTAGCTGAGGAATCCGGCGAACACCTCGGCCATTCGGCACTGCACTGTCTTCTCGTCATCGGACAGCAAGTCCCAGGACAACACCTCGTCGCCCGCCGGCCAGGGCAAGCCCTGCGAGGAGGTGCGGGCGCTGTTCGGATTCATCGGCGACAACTCGGTGTCGTCCGGAATCAGCCCCAGCGCCTTCTGATTCGTCAGTGCGATCTCGCGATACCGCTCGTAGCCCATGTCGAACCGGCCCCGGTACCTGTCGGCCCACTCCACGGGAACCTGGTGTGGCGAATGCCCCGCCCCCGGACACAGATAGAGGAACCAGGGTTTGTCCGGGGCTGCCGCACGGTGATCGCGCAGGAAGCCGATGGTGTTGTCCGCGAGGTCCTGTGACAGGTGATAGCCGTCCTCGGGCGAGGCAGGCGGATCGATGTGCCTACTATCGCTGACCAGGCTGGGGTACCACTGATCGGTCATGCCGTCGAGGAAACCGTAAAACCGGTCGAATCCCCGACCCTGTGGCCAGAGCCGTCGCGACCCCGCCGCATGGCAGTCGTCCAGCGGGGCCAGGTGCCACTTGCCGACGGCGTAGGTGGACCATCCACGCTCGGCGAGCACCTCGGACATCAGGGCCGTCTCCGCCGGGATGCGCCCGTGCTGCCCCGGAAAGCCCTGCACCATGTTCACCACCGACGACACCCCGACCGACGTCGGGTTGCGGCCCGTCAGCAACGCTGCGCGCGTCGGCGAGCACAGTGCCGTGGTGTGGAACTGGCTCAACCGGACGCCCCGGTCGGCAAGTCGCTTCATGTTGGGCATCTCGACCAGTCCGCCGAAACAGTCCCAGGTCGCGATACCGGTGTCATCCCACAGCAGGTACAGCACATTCGGTGCGCCGGTGGGTGCTTCCGCCGGGCGGTAGGGTGCCCAGTCCGGTACGGAATCGCGGATGTCGGTGCTGATGGTTCCTTGAAAGTCCATGGCCGGGGTTCCTTTCAGGCCGACGCCGGCTCGCGGTGGCCGGCTCCGGAGAGCCACGGGTGGATCAGCGGCCCCACCACCGCCACCAGTACGCACATGCCGAGGCCGATCCACAGGTCGGCACTGTGCACCCATGAATCGAGGGCCAACCCTGCCACCACTGCCAGTGCCAGCAGGCCCAGTTTGGCGATGAGGAAGCGGCCGACCGAGTGCTCGGGCACGTTCTTTCCTCGTCGGGAGGCCCAGTGCCGCACCGCGGTGGACAGTGTCATCACGACGCCCATGATCAGCAGGAGCCGCAACACGGTCTCCCACAACGGGTCGCTGCTGTGCAAGAGCCACAGCCCGCCGAACACCATGCCCGCCACCAGATAGCCGATCTGAGTTCGCCCGCCCACAAAAAGTGTCATGGCTGACAGTTTAGGCAAAACTGTCAGAGCTGACAAGATTTTTCTATAGTGGTCTCATGACCGGCGACATCGGGAAGCGCGAGGCGCACAAGATCGCCACCCGCCACGCCATCCAGGCCAGCGCCGATGCGCTCTTCGCCAGCCGGGGCTACGCCGACACCACCGTCCGCGACATCGCCGACGCCGCCGGCATCACCGAACGGACCTTCTTCCGCTACTTTGCCGGCAAGGAAGCGCTGCTGGTCAAGGACATCGAGGCGTTGCTGCCGGTGCTGGCGGACGCAATTCGCCGACGCCCTGCCGCCGAGCCACCGCTGGACGCGGTGCGCAACGCGGTACTGGAACTCGGCAAGCAACTGCCCGACGCCAATTCCTTGTCCTGGCTGTTCCACGACGGTCCACCGGGCCCGAAGTTGGAGAAGTCGACACCCGGGCTGCTGCTGCGCTTCGAACAGCTCATCGCCGACGCCATCGCCGATCGCCTCCCCGGCACCCCGGATCCCCGCTTTCGCAGCGAGGTCTTGGCCCGGTGCGCGGTCGGCGCACTGCGCAGCGCAGGCATCCGGCGCTGGTACCTCGACGACGAGGACGTCCCCAGCCGGGAGGAACTGATCACCCAGGCCTTCGACATCCTCCGGTACGGCTGAGCGCTAGTACCTTGGGCGCTCATGCGCGCAGTGGTGTTCGAGGAGTTCGGTGGACCCGTCGAGGTCCGGTCGGTGGCCGACCCCACACCATCGGCCGGCGGAGTCGTCGTCGAAGTACACAACACCGGTCTGTGCCGCAGCGACTGGCACGCCTGGGCCGGACATGACGACGGCGTCACCCTGCCCCACGTTCCCGGCCACGAACTCGTCGGTGTCATCGCCGCGGTGGGCGCGGACGTCCGACGGTGGGAGGTCGGGATGCGGGTGACCACGCCATTCGTCTGCGGGTGCGGGGACTGCCAATGGTGCGCCTCCGGGCAGGCCCAAGTGTGCCCGGCGCAGACGCAGCCCGGTTTCACCCACTGGGGTTCGTTCGCCGAGTTCGTGGCTCTGCACGCCGCCGACGCGAACCTGGTGGCCGTGCCCGAGCACATCGGCGACGCCGCCGCCGCCGGACTGGGATGCCGTTTCGCCACCGCCTACCGGGCCCTCACCGCACGCGCGCGGATCCTCCCCGGGGAGTGGGTGACGGTGATCGGTGTCGGTGGAGTCGGCCTCAGCGCCGTGCAGATCGCTGTGGCCGCCGGCGCCAGAGTGGTTGCGGTGGACCGCACCCCCGCGGCCCTGGACCTGGCCCGCACCCTCGGCGCCGAACACACCGTGCCGGCCGACGGCCGCGACGTCGCCGCAGCTGTCCACGAAGTGACCGGCGGTGGCAGCCATGTCGCGGTCGACGCGGTGGGCTCTGCGACGGCGTGCGCAGATGCCATCTGGAGCCTGCGTCGCCAGGGCAGGCACGTCCAGCTTGGTCTGTTGCCCAACGTCGGCGGACATCCCTCGATACCGATGGACCGGGTGATCGCATGGGAGTTGGACCTGTTGGGCAGCCACGGCATGGCTGCCCGGGACTACCCGAAGATGTTGGAGTTGGTAGGCCGCGGCAGTCTGCGCCCACAGGCCCTCGTCGAGCGGGTGGTCAGCCTGGCCGAGGGGGCCGCTCTGCTGCCGTCGGTCGGTGGGGCCGCACCGGTGGGCGTCACCTTGATCGACCCCAGACTCTGACGGTCACGGTTGACACTCGGTTCGATCACAGCCCTTTCGGTGCCCGCGCGCTGATGGTGGGATCACCGGGTGGGAGTCATGGAACTCGCCCTACTGCTGCTCGGCATCGCGGCAACCGCCTCGGTGTGCGGGTATGCCG
Coding sequences within:
- a CDS encoding zinc-binding dehydrogenase is translated as MRAVVFEEFGGPVEVRSVADPTPSAGGVVVEVHNTGLCRSDWHAWAGHDDGVTLPHVPGHELVGVIAAVGADVRRWEVGMRVTTPFVCGCGDCQWCASGQAQVCPAQTQPGFTHWGSFAEFVALHAADANLVAVPEHIGDAAAAGLGCRFATAYRALTARARILPGEWVTVIGVGGVGLSAVQIAVAAGARVVAVDRTPAALDLARTLGAEHTVPADGRDVAAAVHEVTGGGSHVAVDAVGSATACADAIWSLRRQGRHVQLGLLPNVGGHPSIPMDRVIAWELDLLGSHGMAARDYPKMLELVGRGSLRPQALVERVVSLAEGAALLPSVGGAAPVGVTLIDPRL
- a CDS encoding arylsulfatase, which codes for MDFQGTISTDIRDSVPDWAPYRPAEAPTGAPNVLYLLWDDTGIATWDCFGGLVEMPNMKRLADRGVRLSQFHTTALCSPTRAALLTGRNPTSVGVSSVVNMVQGFPGQHGRIPAETALMSEVLAERGWSTYAVGKWHLAPLDDCHAAGSRRLWPQGRGFDRFYGFLDGMTDQWYPSLVSDSRHIDPPASPEDGYHLSQDLADNTIGFLRDHRAAAPDKPWFLYLCPGAGHSPHQVPVEWADRYRGRFDMGYERYREIALTNQKALGLIPDDTELSPMNPNSARTSSQGLPWPAGDEVLSWDLLSDDEKTVQCRMAEVFAGFLSYTDAQIGRVLDFLEETGQLDNTIIVAMSDNGASGEGGPTGTLHETIPMQGSALSAEDALRRMGELGGPSTQMNYSTGWAMAFNTPYKMFKRYASQEGGIADPCIISWPAGLSARGAVCDQYVHVSDVTPTMYDLLGLPAPTTVKGIVQKPLEGTSFASALLTGTGDGRKTTQFYSMLGTRGIWHQGWFANAVHPPTSLAQRGWSHFDDDTWELFHLDRDRSQIRDLAAEHPDRLEELKALWHENAVRYQAYPLNDLSVTEIVARGFGVGGAGASTRSVFYPGTPAGHTPVPGLLLGRSFTLRATLSVDRADACGVVFSQGNRAGGHALFFDDGRVNWVANLAGTEQVITSVGHIDLGRNDIQLSYLKTGSIEGSFDVLGDAELTINGRVAGARRGVPMAGLDMLQTVSAGRSVSHSVSSRYSSPFPLRGATLDEVSIEVRGESPLTPRTATDVGFARD
- a CDS encoding TetR family transcriptional regulator — protein: MTGDIGKREAHKIATRHAIQASADALFASRGYADTTVRDIADAAGITERTFFRYFAGKEALLVKDIEALLPVLADAIRRRPAAEPPLDAVRNAVLELGKQLPDANSLSWLFHDGPPGPKLEKSTPGLLLRFEQLIADAIADRLPGTPDPRFRSEVLARCAVGALRSAGIRRWYLDDEDVPSREELITQAFDILRYG